TCGTCAGTCCGCGACAGGTCGCCGTACAAGTACAAGAATCTCGCGCACGAGCATTCTCCAGAAACGAAGGTCCCTGCTGATGCCATGCCCCCGTCAGGGCGTCAAGCCGGGGTTCAGCGCAAGAAACTGCCTCCACTGGTCGTCCGGGTCGGTGGCCGTGATCCGTGGCCAGTCGGCCATCTGCCCCCGTTGCCAGGTGGACTGGCGCTTGGCGTAGCGGCGGGTTTCCTGCTGGGCGGCGGTGAGCGCCTGGGCCGGGGTCAGCTCACCGCGCAGCTGGGCCGCCAGTTCGCGCACCCCCACCGCCTTCATGATCGGCAGGGCGGGGTCGAGATCCCGCGCCATCAGTTCGGCCACCTCTTCCAGGGCGCCCGCCGCCAGCATGGCTTCGAACCGGGCGTCGCAGCGGTCGTAGAGCGCCTTGCGGTCCGGCTCCAGCGCGACGGACGAATAGCTGCCGGCGGGCAGGGCGGGGTCCGTACGCCCCTGCCAATCGGTGAGCGAAACCCCGCTGGCGGCGAACACCTCCCAGGCCCGGACCAGCCGCTGCTTGTCGCCGGGACTGATCCGCAAGGCGGCGGCGGGATCGGCGTCCGCCAGCCGGCGACGGAAGCCGACCTCGCCCATCGTGTCATAGTCGGCGGCGGCCTGGTCGCGCACCTCCGGCGGCGTGGCTGGGATCTCCGCCAGGCCGTGGGTCAGGGCGCGAAAATAGAGCCCGGTCCCGCCCACGACGACGACCGATTGCCCGCGCCCGGTGATCTCGGCGATCTCCTGGGCGGCCGCCCGCGACCAGGTCCCCACCGACCAGCCGTCGGCGCCGTCCACGGTTCCCACCAGGTGATGCGGGACCCAGGCCTCGTCCTCGTGGGAGGGCCGCGCCGTCACCACCCGCAGGTCGCGATAGATCTGCAGGGCGTCGGCGCCGACGATCTCGGCCCCGGTCTTCTGAGCCAGACGCAGGGCCAGGGCTGACTTGCCGCTTGCGGTGGGCCCGGCGATCAGCCAGATGCGGGGCTCCATGCAGCTCGCCCTTACCCTCGTCAGTCCCACGCCAGAGGCGGCCCAGGCCGCCATCGGCCCGATCACCACAGCGCTCGCAGGCGCCCGCGCCCGCGTCAAGGAGCCCCGCGTCCTGGGCCCGGGCGCCGTCGATCTCGCCGTCGAGGCCGACGCCATCGCGCCCGTCCGCATCGCGGTCGCCAATGCCCTCGAAGGCCTGCCCGTCGACGCCTGCGTCCAGCACTGGAACGGCCGCCGCAAGCGCCTGCTGATCGCCGACATGGACTCCACCATCATCGGCTGCGAGTGCATCGACGAGCTGGCCGATTTCGCCGGGGTGAAGGACAGGGTCTCGCAGATCACCGAGCGCGCCATGCGCGGCGAACTGGACTTCGAGCAGGCCCTGCGCGAGCGGGTGGCCATGCTGAAGGACCTGTCGGTCGACGTCCTGCAACGCTGCTACGACGAGCGGGTGAGGCTGAACCCCGGCGCGCGGACCCTGGTGCGCACCATGACCGCCAATGGGGCAGGGGCCTTCCTGGTCTCCGGCGGCTTCACCTTCTTCACCAGCCGCGTGGCCCAGGCCGCCGGCTTCCAGGCCAACCGCGCCAACACCCTGATCGAGGCTGGCGGCCTGCTCACTGGCGAGGTGGGCTCTCCGATCCTTGGCCGCGAGGCCAAGCTGGCCGCCCTGCGCGAGGAGACCGCCGCGGCGGGCTTCACCCCGGCTGACGCCCTGGCGGTCGGCGACGGCGCCAACGACCTGGCCATGATCAACGCGGCGGGCCTCGGCGTCGCCTACCGCGCCAAGCCCATCGTCGCCGCCGAGGCCGACGCCAAGGTGGACTATGCCGACCTGACGGCGCTGCTCTACTTCCAGGGCTATACGGCGGCCGACTTCGTTACAGACTGACGCCAGGCTTGATTGGGCGGGCGGGCGGGCCTTGCGCTAAGGCCAGACCATGACATTGCCCCGCATCCCCAAGGCCGTCGTCTTCGACATGGACGGCCTGCTCTGCGACACCGAGGTCGTCTACCGCGACTCCATGTTCGCCACCGCCGCCGAGCACGGCCACGACATGCCGCTCTCGCTGTTCAAGAGCATGATCGGCCTGCCGGGCCCCATGAGCGACCGCCAGGTGCTCAACCACTTCGGCGAGGACTTCCCGATTGCGGCCTTCAACGCCCGGGTCTCGGAGCATGTGGAAATCGCCTGCGAGCGCGGCATCGACCTGAAGACCGGGGTCATCGAATTGCTGGACACCCTCGACGCCCTGGACCTGCCGCGCGCCATCGCCACCTCATCGAGCCACCGGGCCGTGGAGGCCCATCTGGGCAAGACCGGCGTCCTCCCGCGCTTCCACGCGGTCATCGCCCGTGGCGACTACGTCAACGGCAAGCCCAACCCCGACCCCTTCCTCAAGGCCGCTGAACGCCTCGGTATCGCGCCGGAGTTCTGCCTGGCCCTGGAAGACAGTCACAACGGCGTCCGCGCCGCGTCGTCGGCCGGCATGATGACCATCATGGTCCCCGACCTGCTGGACCCCACGCAGGAGATGCACGCCCTCTGCGTCCGCATCGCTGCGGACCTGCACGAGGTGCGGGGTTTGCTGGGTTAAATTCCTTCTCCCGCAAGGGGAGAAGGGACCTGGGCCAATTACCGCGCGTTGGGTCCGCGTTCGAAGTACTTGAAGAAGGCGCTGTCGGGGGACAGCACCATCGTGGTGTCGCCCTGGCCGAGGGCGGCTTCGTACGCCTGCATCGAGCGGTAGAAGGCCGCGAAGCTGGGATCGCGGCCGAAGCTCTGGGCGAAGATCCGGGTGCGCTGGCCGTCGCCCTCGCCTCGGGTGGTCTCGGCCTCTTCGGTGGCGGTGGCCAGCGTGATGGCCACTTCCTTGTCGGCGCCGGCGATGATCTCGCGCTTCTTCTGTTCGCCCTCGGCCCGCCGCTGGGCGGCTTCCTGCTGGCGGCTGGTCTGCATGCGGCGATAGACGGCCGCCTGGTTGGCGGCGGGCAGGTCGGCGCGCTTGATCCGTACGTCGATGATCTGGATGCCCAGGCGCGAGGAGTTGGCGCGCTTGGCCACGTCCACCTTGGTCTGGGCCATCAGGGCGCCGCGGCGTCCGGAAATGATGTCACTGGAGGTCGCCGAGCCGAGGATCTGGCGCAGGGACGAGTTCAGCAGCCGCTCGATGCGGTCGTTGGCGGTCCGCTCGTCGCGCAGGGTCCGGTAGTACTGCAGCGGATTGGAGATGCGGTAGCGGACGAAGGCGTCCACCACCAGGCGCTCCTGGTCGGCGGCGATGACCTCTTCCTGGTCGGCCTCGAGCTTCAGGTTGCGCTTGTCCAGCTTGATGACGTTCTCGAGGAAGGGCGCCTTGATCTTCAGGCCCGGCGCGTTCTCACCCGGCGCATTGATCACGCGGACCGGTTCGCCGAAGCGGACCACGATGGCCTGCTGGCGTTGCTCGACGACGAAGACGGTGTTGAACAGGACGATCACGACGCCAAGCGCGATGAGGCCCCAGGTGGTCAGGCGGCGGTTCATTGCGGGGCTCCCGGACTGGGCGTGACGACACGGCCGCCCTCCGCCTGGGGTTCGACACGGGCGGTGGCGGTCTTGGGCCGGAACACATCGGGCGGCAGGATGATCGGGGCGCTGGCGCCCTTGCCGTCGATGACCACCTTGTTGGAGCGCGACAGCACCCGCTGCATGGTCTCTATATAGAGGCGGTCCCGGGTCACGCCCGGCGCGCGCTTGTACTCGGTCAGGATCTGGCTGAAGCGCGAGGCTTCACCGATGGCTTCCCGCACCGCCTGCTCGCGATAGCCCTGGGCCGACTGGGTCAGCTTGGCGGCGTCGCCCTTGGCTTCATTGATCACCCGGTTGCGATAGGAATTGGCTTCGTTGACGGCGCTTTCGGCGTCCTGGCCGGCGTTGGCCACTTCGCGGAAGGCGGCGACCACTTCCTGCGGCGGGTTGGCGCTGCGGATCTGGACCTCGACGACGCTGACGCCCGCGCCCCAGCCGTCCAGGGTCTTCTGCATCAGTTCGGCCGACTGGGTCTGCACCTTGCCGCGGCCAGTGGTCAGGATGTCCTGCAGGGTGGTCTTGCCCACCACCTCGCGCATGGCGCTTTCGGACACGGCTTTGACGGCGTCTTCCTGGTCGCGGACAGTAAACACGTACTTGGCGGCGTCGGCGACGCGCCAGGTCACGCTGAAGTCCAGGTTCACGATATTCTCGTCACCGGTCAGCATCAGGCTTTCTTCCGGCACGTCGGCGCCGGCGGCGCCCCCGACGTCGATCCGGTTCAGGCTGGTGACCGCCACCTTCTCCACATGCTCGATGGGGGTGGGCAGGTGGTAGCGCAGGCCCGGGCTCTCCGAGCGCGAATAGGCGCCGAAGGTGGTGACCACCGCCTCCTCGTTGGGCTGGACGATGTAGAGGCCCGACAGGGCCCAGATCGCGAAGCCCGCGCCGGCCACCGCGGCCACGGCGCCGGGACGGATGCCGTCGCCGGGACCACCGGCGCCGCCCAGCAGGCCGCGCAGCTGCGCGATCAGCCGGTCGAGGGTCGCCGAGATATCGGGTCCGCCAGGACCGCCAGGGCCGCCGGGACGGCGTGGGCCACCGCCGCCGCGTTGCGGGCCGGAGCTCTTGGGGGGCTGCTTGTCGCCGCCCTCACCAGAAGGCGGAGTACCCCAGGGGCCGGGGTTCGCATTGTCGTTCCAGGGCATGGTCGCGTCGTCTGCTTCTTTGTCTCGGCGCGGCGGCGGAAGTTGCTGCCTGTCGTCGGGCTTGTAAACCGGCGCTGTCAGCCGGATATGAGGCGCGCAAGCCCGCAACGCAAGACACACGGGTGTCATGAACGCCGAAACCGCCCCCGAACGCGCCGTTGTCCTGGCCGCCCTGGATCGGGTGCTGGATCCCAAGACCGGCAAGGGCCTCGTCGCCGCCCGCCTGGTCCACGGCCTGAACCTGGCGCCGGGCCGCGCCGGCTTCGTGCTGGAGGTGGCGGCAAAGGATATCCCGCTCTACGAGCCGACCCGCGCCGAGGCCGAGCGCGCCTTGATGCAGGTCGACGGCGTGGCCCAGGCCAGCGTCATGCTGACGGTCGAGGCCGACCAGCCGCCGCCGCCCGCGCCGGGCGTCACCCGCGTGGTCAAGGGCGCCCGGGTGACCCAGGATCCTACCGCCGCCCCCAAGCCGCCCGTCGACGCCGTCCGTCCCGACCACGTCCGCCGCGTCATCGCCGTGGCCAGCGGCAAGGGCGGGGTGGGCAAGTCCACCATCTCGGTCAACCTCGCCGCCGCCTTCGCCGCCATGGGCCTGAGGGTCGGGCTGCTGGACGCCGACATCTACGGGCCGTCCGCCCCGCGCATGCTGGGGATCGACGGCGATCCGGGCTTCGGCCCCGACAAGAAGCTGATCCCGCTGCAAGCCTGGGGGATGAAGGTGATGTCCATCGGCTTCCTGGTAGACGAGGCCGCGCCGATGATCTGGCGCGGGCCCATGGCCTCCTCGGCCGTGCGCCAGATGGCCAACGACGTGGCCTGGGGCAGCGAGGCCGAGCCCCTCGATATCCTCGTCGTCGACATGCCGCCCGGCACCGGCGACATCCAGCTGACCCTGGTTCAGAAGATCAAGCTCGACGGGGTGGTCATCGTCTCCACCCCGCAGGAGATCGCCCTGATCGATGCGCGCCGCGCCGTGGCCATGTTCCAGAAGACCAACACCCCGATCCTGGGGTTCGTGGAGAACATGTCCTACTTCCCCGACCCCGCCACCGGCGCCCGCATCCCGATCTTCGGCGAGGGTGGCGGCAAGGCGGAGGCGGCGAAGATGGGCCTGCCCCTGCTGGGCGAGATCCCCCTGGACCAGGCCCTGCGCCAGGCCTGCGACGACGGCCGACCGGTGACCGCGGCGGCCCCTTCGAGCCCCGCGGCCAACGTCTTCAACCAGATCGCCAAGGCGCTGCTCTAAGTCGGCCGCGTCGGCGTGATGGGCGAGGGGCCCGAACCCACCGTGGTCAGGGGCTCGTCCTCGATGGCCTCGGTCAGGGTGGCGGCCTGGGCGTCCAGCTGGCTGCGGATGTCGGCGTGCCGGTCGCGGTCCAGCTTGTAGCCGAAGAAGCAGGCGCCGCCGACCAGCACCAGGGCGATGGGGGCGAACAGGTAGCACATCTCCAGGCCGCGGATCGCCGTCTCGGTGTTGATGGCGCCGTCCTTGGCGTTGTAGCCGACGAAGGCCAGCACCGGGAATACGATGGCCACGGTGATCGACGACCCGAACTTCTGGGTCATGGTCACCAGGGCGTAGAGCAGGCCGGTCTGTTCCTTGCCGGTCTTCAGCCGCAGCTCGTCGCCGACGTCGGCCACCATGGCGCGGATCAGCAGGACGAAGGCGCTGGCGCAGAAGCCGACGGCGAACATGCCCACGGCGGTGGGCACGAACAGGCCCTTGGGGATCGCCATCAGCACCGTCTGGGCCACGGCGTAGCAGACCGTCGCCACCTGCAGGGTGCGGTGTTTGCCGAGCTTCTGAGCGATGCGCGCCCAGAACGGCGCCCCGAACAGACCCGCCCCGATATAGGGGATCAGCAACAGGCTGACCTGGGTGATCGGGAAGCCCTTCGCGTCGTGGAAGAAGAAGATGTAGATCGGGCCCGTCGTGCCGGGGCCCAGCACCAGGAACAGGTCGGCGATCACCAGCCGCACCATCGAGGGCTGGGTGAAGACCTGCATGTAGTCCTTCAGGGTGGCGTGCTCGGGCTTTTCGGTGGTGATCTTCTCCGGCGCGAAGAAGATGCTGGCCGCCGCCGTGAAGGGGATCAGGCAGATGATGATGTAACCGATGGCCTGCATGCTCTCGCCCTTGCCGGGCTGGATCGCGCCATGGGTCAGCAGCGGCATCAGCAGCAGGGTGACGGAGCCGGCCACAGCCACGGCCTGCATCCAGCCGTAGATGCGCGAGCGCTCGTTGTAGCCGGTGGCCAGGGCCGCGGCCCAGGCGGCGTGGGACAGGCCGGTGATCGAGGTGCCGGTGTAGGTCACCAGCAGCCAGAGGACGAGATAGCCCGTCCCGGCGTCGGCCGGCGGATTGAGGATCTTGTAGATCGACAGGATCAGGAGCGGGATGCCCAGCGCGTACCAGACGCGGTAGCGGCCGAACCGGGTGCGGGTGCGGTCCATCGCGCCGCCGATCACCAGGTCGAAGCCCAGGTCGATGAGCCGGACCATCGCCACCGCCCCGCCGACGGCCAGCAGCGAAATGCCGATGTGGCCCGCATAGAAGCGCGGCAGATAGGTGCCGAGGATCAGGGCGAGCATGGCGCCGGGAACCCCGGCGCTGGCGAATGCGAAAATCACTGGGGTCGATAGCCGACCGGCCGCCGAAGGGGCGGTGTTGGAAGCCACGGGCGTCTCCTCAAAAATAACTGGTGCGCCTCTGGGGGCGCTTATGCCGGTCAGGAGAGCGTGGGCGGAGAGCGCGCGCAAGCACTTTCCGTAGGGGCGCCGGGCGTCCCGGCCCGCTGAGGCCAGGACGCGGGAGGTCAGGCCTTGGCGTCAGGCAGCGAGACGCCGGAGTTGGTGGCCAGGACGCCGGCCTCGGCGGCCAGGGCGTCGCGAAGGTCGAGCTGACGGCGGACCTCGCCGTGGCGGGCGGCGTCCAGCTTCCAGCCGATGAAGCAGGCCCCGCCGACGAACACCAGGATGATCGGCGCGAACACGTAGCAGAGCTCCAGGCCGCGGATGGCCTCGGGCGTGTTCACGGCGCCTTCGCTGGCGTTGTAGCCGACCATGCCCAGCACGGTGAAGCTGATGCCGACGGTGATGGCCCCGCCGATCTTCTGGGTGGTGGTGACCAGGGCGTAGAGCAGTCCGGCCCGCTCTTCGCCCGTTTCAAGACGCACCTCGTCGGCGACGTCGGCCACCATGGCGCGGACGATCAGCACGAAGGCCGAGGAGACGAAGCCCACGGCGAACATGCCGGGGATGGCCAGCGCCATGGTGGCCTTGGGAATGATCATCAGGGCCGACTGGGTGAAGGCGTAGCAGACCGAGGTCAGCATCAGGGTGCGGTGCTTGCCCATCTTCTGGGCCAGCCAGCTCCAGAAGATCGCGCCGGCCAGACCCGCGGCGATATAGAACATCAGCAGGATCGAGGTCTGCGGGCCCGTATAGCCGCGGGCGTCATGGAAGAAGAACAGATAGAGGGCCGCCGTGGTGCCGGGGCCGAGCGCCATGACGAAATCGGCGAGGATCAGCCGCATCATCTCGGGACGGGTGATCAGCTTCCAGTAGTCGGAGAAGCTGGCGTGCTCGCCGGTGGTCTTGGGCGCCACCCGCTCGGGGCTGATCCAGATACAGAGCGTGACGGTGATGGGCAGCAGGACGATGCAGAACCAGCCCATGGCGTGGACGCTGTCGGCGAAGCTGCCTTTCACGGCCAGTTGCACCACCAGGATCAGCACGGCGCCGATGACGCCGACGGCGCTGATGACGCCGTAGACTCGGGAACGGTCATTGTAGTCGGTGGCGAGTGCGGCGCCCCAGGCCGCCTGGGCCAGGGTGACGATGGAGATCCCCAGATAAAGCACCAGCAGCCAACCGATGACAAAGCCCTCGCTGACGCCGGTATCGGCCATGAACAGCATGTAGACCGAGGCCATCACCAGGGGCGCGCCCACCACCAGCCAGGGGCGATAGCGGCCCCAGCGCGACGTGGTCCGGTCCATCGCCATGCCCAGCAGGGGGTCCACGGCCAGGTCGAGCAGGCGCACGATGGTGATCGCCGCCCCCACCGCCACCATGGACAGACCCAGGTGCCCGGCGAAGAACCGGGGCAGGTAGACGCCCATCACCAGGCCGATGGCCGCGATGGGCAGGGCCGTCGAGGCGAAGGAAAGCGCGACCGGCAGGGATAGCCGCTGGCTTGGGGGCGAAACCGCCATGATGGACCTCCTAATGGGGCGGCGCTTATTGCGCCTGTTCTAAAAATTCAGAGTGCGCCGAAGGGGCGCGGAAAAGATTTCAGGTTCGCGGCTCGACCACCACGTTGCCGGGCTCGGCCGTCACGCTGGCGATGATCGGCGCCTCGTCGTAGAGGGCGTCCCGCTCGTCCAGCTGGCGTCGCACCTCGGCGTGATTCTTCGCATCGAGCTTGTAGCCGATGAAGCAGGCGCCCCCCAACATGACGAAGACGATCGGGCCGATCAGATAGGCCAGCTCAAGATTGTGGATCGCCTGGGCGGAATTGACCGCGCCTTCCTTGGCGTTGTAGCCGACGCGCGCCAGGACGGTGAAGGTCAGGAAGATGGAGAAGGCGCCTGCCACCTTCGAGGTGAGCACGGTCAGGGCGTAGATCAGGCCGATCCGCTCCTTGCCCCCCTCCAGCCGCACCTCGTCGCCGATGTCGGCGGTAATGGCCCGCGTCATCACGCCGAAGCCGGCGGCCAGGAAGCCGGCGGCGAACATGGCCGGCAGGGCCAGCCCCATGGCGCCCTTGGGCAGGAAACCCACCATCATCAGCATGAGCGAATAGCCGGTGGTGGCGACCATCACCGCCCGGTGTTTGCTGATCCGGGCCGCCAGCCAGCCGATGGCCGGCGCTCCGGCGAAGCCCGCCAGGATGTAGACCGCCAGCAGGATGTTGGCCTCGGTGGTGCTGAACCCACGGGCGTCCTTGAAATAGAAGAGATAGAGCGCGGCCATCCACCCGGGGCCGAGCGACAGGCAAAGGTCGGCGGCCAGGATGCGGATCATGTTCGGTCGGGAGATCAGCGCCCAGTACTCCCGAAGCGTGAAGTGGCCTGTGTGGACGTCCTTGGTGATCCGCTCCGGCGTCCGGGCCACCACCAGCAGGACGGCGATGGGGGTCAGGGCGATCACGAACCAGCCCATGGCCTGCACGCTCTGGGCCTCGGTCATCCCCCGCTGTTCCAGCAGGATGGGGATGGCCAGCACCAGCACAGAACCCAGCACGCCCACCGCTGTCATCACCCCGAAGATGCGCGAGCGCTCGTGATAGTTCGTGGCCAGGGTCGCCGCCCAGGCGGAGTGCGAGAGGCCCAGGATCGAGGTGCCCAGGTACATGACCAGCAACCAGCCCCCGAGATAGAGCCGGCCCGACCCCTCCGGCGCCTGGAACAGCATCAGCAGCGCCAGCATCAGGATCGGCGTCCCGATCACCGTCCAAAGCCGGTAGCGGCCCCAGCGGGTCCGGGTCCGATCCATGATCATGCCGAGCGCCGGGTCCAGGGGGATGTCGATCATCCGCACGGTGGCGAACACCGCGCCGACTATGGCCAGCTCGACCCCGATGTGGCTGGCGAAGTAGCGCGGCAGATAGACCGATAAGGCGATGCCCAGCGCCGAGAGCGGCAGGCTGGTGCATGCGAAGGCCAGTATGGTCGCAAGGGACAGGCGCCCTGAAGGGTTGGCTGTCGGGGCGCTGGTCAAGATTGGCTTCCTCCACGTCCGCCCAGCTCTTCTGTCGGAAGCATGAAGCAGGCGGTCAGGTTACGCGCGATCACCTATGTGCAGGCAAGCTGTTTCGCGATGCTGGGGCCAGATTATCGTCCGACCGGCTCAATCCTTGCTCAGGCTGACATTGGCGGCCTCGCCGGTGACGCTCTCCAGGATCGGGGCGGAGTCATAGAGGGCGTCGCGCGCGTCCAGGTCCCGTCGGATTTCGGCGTGGCGTTCCGCGCCCAGCTTGTAGCCGATCATGCAGGCGCCCCCCAACATCACGAAGGTCACGGGCCCGATCAGATAGGCAAGCTCCAGGTGTTGGATCGCCTCGGGGGTGTTGGCCGCCCCCTCCTTCGCCAGATAGCCCACCTTATCGAGGACAAAGAAGGTCAGGCCGATGGAGACCGCCCCGGCGATCTTGGCGGTCATCACGGTCATGGCGAACAACAGGCCCGATCGCTCCTTGCCCTGCTCAAGACGAACCTCGTCGGCGACATCGGCGGTCATGGCCCGGGTCAGGACATTGAACCCGGCGGCCATGAAGCCGGCCATGAACATGGGGATGGCGCCAATCAGCATGTTCCCCTGCGGGATCGCCATCAGCGAGATCAGCACCAGCGAATAGACCGTCGTGGCCACCATTACCGCGCGGTGTTTGCTGATCTTGGTGGCCAGCCGCCCCATCAGGGGCGCGCCGGCGAAGCCCGCCAGGATGTAGACCGCCAGCAGAATGCTCGCCTGGCCGGTGGTGAAGCCCCGGCTGTCGGTGAAGAAGAACAGATAGAGCGCGCTCATCCAGCCGGGCCCGAGGGCCAGGCAGAGGTCGGCCAGCAGGATCCGGGCGAAGGAGGGTCGGGTGATCAGGGCGCCGTAGTCCCGCAGGCGGAACGAGTGTCCCTCGATCTCCGGGGCGATCTTTTCCGGCGTCCTCCAGACGACCGCCGCCACCGCCAGCGGAATCAGAGCGAATATGAACCAGCCCATGGTTTCGACATTGCCGGCATCGGAGGCCTGGCGCGCGTCATTGATGATGGGGATCGCCAGGATGGCCGCGGCTCCCAGGACGCCCAGCCCGGTGATGATCCCGAACAGGCGCGATCGGTCATCATAGTGAGGCGCCAGGGTCGAGGCCCAGGCCGCGTGGGACAGGGCCAGGATCGAGTTGCCCAGATACATGATCAACAGCCAGGCGATCAGATAGTTTCGCGTCGCGCTCTCGGGCGGCAGGAACAGGAAATAGATACCCGCCATCAAGATCGGCGCGCCCAGCAGGGTCCAGACCCGGTAGCGCCCCCATCGGGTGCGGGTCTTGTCCATGGCCCAGCCCAATAGACCGTCCACCGGAATGTCGATCATGCGGACAATGAAGAAGGCCGCGCCCACCAGGGCCA
The sequence above is drawn from the Phenylobacterium glaciei genome and encodes:
- a CDS encoding MFS transporter gives rise to the protein MSDSMVARARRLPLSTAIAFAATSLPLSAVAIAISVYLPRHYASHLGIDLALVGAAFFIVRMIDIPVDGLLGWAMDKTRTRWGRYRVWTLLGAPILMAGIYFLFLPPESATRNYLIAWLLIMYLGNSILALSHAAWASTLAPHYDDRSRLFGIITGLGVLGAAAILAIPIINDARQASDAGNVETMGWFIFALIPLAVAAVVWRTPEKIAPEIEGHSFRLRDYGALITRPSFARILLADLCLALGPGWMSALYLFFFTDSRGFTTGQASILLAVYILAGFAGAPLMGRLATKISKHRAVMVATTVYSLVLISLMAIPQGNMLIGAIPMFMAGFMAAGFNVLTRAMTADVADEVRLEQGKERSGLLFAMTVMTAKIAGAVSIGLTFFVLDKVGYLAKEGAANTPEAIQHLELAYLIGPVTFVMLGGACMIGYKLGAERHAEIRRDLDARDALYDSAPILESVTGEAANVSLSKD